The genomic window CCCGGATGAAGGCAGCCATGCTGGATCACGGCCTTGACGTTCCACAACTTGACGTCCAGGATGGCTACTTTCAGGTAATCCTGCTTGGTCCAGGTGTCAACATCGACCGGCTGCGCACGCCAGCGAAGGTCGCTGGATCGCTCGTTCCGCCCTCTATCGAACAGCAAATGAATAAACGGCAGAAGGCAATTGTTACCCATGCTTTGGTGAATGGTGCCGTAACAAGTGGCTGGTGCCGCAAGCAACTCCTTGTTGCCTACGACACGATTCGGCGCGATCTTCTTGAATTGGTCAAGTTGGGTGTCCTGGAGCAGAAGGGGAAAGGGCGGAGCACTCGCTACATCACCCGAACTGAACCTTAATAATCTACCGATAATCTACCGATATTTTTTTGTAATCTACCGATTTCCCGGCAAACACGCACCACGCCCGGTAGCCAAAAAGAAGGGCGAAGA from bacterium includes these protein-coding regions:
- a CDS encoding ATP-dependent DNA helicase, with the protein product RMKAAMLDHGLDVPQLDVQDGYFQVILLGPGVNIDRLRTPAKVAGSLVPPSIEQQMNKRQKAIVTHALVNGAVTSGWCRKQLLVAYDTIRRDLLELVKLGVLEQKGKGRSTRYITRTEP